In the genome of Nocardiopsis composta, one region contains:
- the macS gene encoding MacS family sensor histidine kinase, with the protein MGFETAVWRAIAVFRAASLAYAFYQVFTHRELLLHPLGAVAVLAVMAAWTGFAGYAYGRGRFAERRLAAADVAIAFGCMAATYAVVEPGYLRMAPPLTTTWFAAAALASAVVAGRRWALCVALGHGLVDIAGRVLLGLDITAAVPRGVVLLLLAGYSMGYLAHYALRAERRLAEAVAIEARTSERERLARSIHDSVLQVLAMVSRRGAEIGGEAAELGRLAGEQEVRLRALISSGPPARPAGPEDAASPAENRAPIRPGGSGSDPSGGGDLRAALAGYESSRVTFSAPADPVPLPADAVEEIAAAVGAALANVERHCPPETRAWLFLEDEGDAVTVTVRDDGPGMPPTRPAEARAQGRLGLAQSIRGRIRDLGGETEITTAPGEGTEIEMRIPLSPDARS; encoded by the coding sequence GTGGGCTTCGAGACCGCGGTGTGGCGCGCCATAGCGGTGTTCCGGGCGGCCTCCCTGGCCTACGCCTTCTACCAGGTGTTCACCCACCGGGAGCTGCTGCTCCACCCGCTGGGGGCGGTCGCGGTGCTGGCGGTGATGGCGGCCTGGACCGGGTTCGCCGGCTACGCCTACGGGCGGGGGCGGTTCGCCGAGCGGCGGCTGGCGGCGGCCGACGTCGCGATCGCGTTCGGCTGCATGGCCGCCACCTACGCCGTGGTGGAGCCGGGGTACCTGCGGATGGCCCCGCCGCTGACCACCACCTGGTTCGCCGCCGCCGCGCTGGCCTCGGCGGTGGTCGCGGGGCGCCGGTGGGCGCTCTGCGTCGCCCTGGGGCACGGGCTCGTCGACATCGCCGGCCGGGTGCTGCTCGGCCTGGACATCACCGCGGCGGTGCCGCGCGGCGTGGTGCTGCTGCTGTTGGCCGGGTACTCGATGGGCTACCTCGCGCACTACGCGCTCCGCGCCGAGCGGCGGCTCGCCGAGGCGGTCGCGATCGAGGCCCGCACCTCCGAGCGGGAGCGGCTGGCCCGGTCCATCCACGACTCGGTGCTGCAGGTGCTGGCGATGGTGAGCCGGCGCGGCGCGGAGATCGGCGGTGAGGCCGCCGAACTCGGCCGGCTCGCCGGCGAGCAGGAGGTCCGGCTGCGCGCCCTGATCAGCAGCGGCCCGCCGGCCCGCCCGGCCGGCCCCGAGGATGCGGCGTCCCCGGCGGAGAACCGCGCCCCGATCCGCCCCGGGGGGAGCGGGAGCGACCCCTCCGGCGGCGGCGACCTGCGCGCCGCGCTGGCCGGATACGAGTCGTCGCGGGTCACCTTCTCCGCCCCCGCCGACCCGGTGCCGCTGCCCGCCGACGCCGTCGAGGAGATCGCCGCCGCGGTGGGCGCCGCGCTGGCCAACGTCGAGCGGCACTGCCCGCCGGAGACCCGCGCCTGGCTCTTCCTGGAGGACGAGGGCGATGCGGTCACCGTGACCGTCCGAGACGACGGGCCGGGCATGCCGCCCACCCGGCCCGCCGAGGCCCGGGCCCAGGGCCGCCTCGGCCTCGCCCAGTCGATCCGCGGCCGCATCCGCGACCTGGGCGGGGAAACCGAGATCACCACCGCCCCCGGCGAGGGGACCGAGATCGAGATGCGCATCCCGCTCTCCCCGGACGCCCGGAGCTGA